In Mytilus edulis chromosome 6, xbMytEdul2.2, whole genome shotgun sequence, the following proteins share a genomic window:
- the LOC139526794 gene encoding uncharacterized protein, with protein MGGCISKNNYMGGNNVKRRSRKNILPLQRCINDIHVWITPDIELEEFNDIVRSAYSMLYLLATNIAQFDKRFQHDKIIGVGSAFDGTKIKELNEMDFVLHVNVPTDSTILVAGDDPCRAHISVSEGSKEQWKDMCDFSGYLSDNLLIPFKVLCVLRSLLIKAIEEINSNTDKQKIIRDSGELSLASNQIDGSGPNEIVYMQWMSANSKKVTQISIDIVFAFRCDKEILLDIRDNIRKDVWEFIWTESEGVGLVTPSRGSNKRCRLCSKRVCPCWVFQFSDIECKMVNKTIQNNHWKCYRVLKYICQSDFAIKNHTTLKCLSSNMIKNIVLEHDHTCFGKNTQECFIDIVNRLYSGAIDCFLPKFILPKTNIWCFDEETLCPKPPDQIISNLFEFVHRLKASDIKHYSLTQELQFIQRHLHIKFGQIDQSY; from the exons atgGGAGGATGTATTTCCAAGAACAACTATATG GGAGGTAATAACGTAAAACGTCGGTCAAGGAAAAACATTCTTCCATTACAAAGATGCATCAATGATATACACGTCTGGATAACACCAGATATAGAATTAGAGGAATTCAATGACATCGTTCGATCAGCATATAGCATGTTGTATCTTTTAGCGACAAATATAGCTCAGTTCGATAAAAGATTTCAACATGATAAAATCATAGGTGTTGGAAGTGCGTTCGATGGAACGAAAATAAAAGAGCTGAACGAAATGGactttgttttacatgtaaaCGTTCCAACTGATAGTACAATACTTGTCGCTGGTGACGATCCATGCCGAGCTCACATTTCAGTCAGTGAAGGTTCAAAAGAACAATGGAAAGATATGTGTGACTTTTCCGGTTATTTGAGTGATAACTTGTTGATTCCTTTTAAAGTGTTATGTGTTCTTAGGAGTTTATTGATAAAAGCTATAGAAGAAATTAATTCAAATACAGATAAACAAAAGATAATCCGCGACTCTGGGGAACTAAGTTTGGCGTCAAACCAAATTGACGGATCTGGACCTAATGAAATAGTCTACATGCAGTGGATGTCAGCTAATTCTAAAAAAGTCACACAAATATCTATTGATATAGTATTTGCTTTTAGGTGCGATAAAGAAATACTTCTTGACATTCGGGATAATATCCGCAAAGATGTTTGGGAGTTTATTTGGACAGAATCAGAAGGAGTCGGCTTAGTTACTCCATCACGCGGTAGTAATAAGCGTTGTAGGTTATGTTCAAAGAGGGTGTGTCCTTGTTGGGTTTTCCAGTTCTCAGATATTGAATGCAAAATggtaaataaaacaatacaaaacaatcaCTGGAAATGCTATCGGGTACTAAAATATATATGCCAATCTGATTTTGCAATAAAGAATCACACAACCCTTAAATGTCTCAGTTCCAATATGATTAAAAACATAGTTCTAGAACATGATCACACATGCTTTGGAAAGAATACACAGGAGTGTTTCATTGATATTGTCAATCGTTTATATTCAGGAGCTATTGATTGTTTTTTACCGAAGTTCATACTACCCAAAACAAACATTTGGTGTTTTGATGAGGAGACATTATGTCCTAAACCACCAGATCAGATCATTTCCAACCTTTTTGAATTTGTTCACCGACTCAAGGCATCGGATATAAAACACTATAGTTTAACACAAGAACTTCAGTTCATTCAACGTCATTTACATATCAAGTTTGGGCAAATAGATCAGTCCTATTGA